A single region of the Sorex araneus isolate mSorAra2 chromosome 7, mSorAra2.pri, whole genome shotgun sequence genome encodes:
- the LOC129406441 gene encoding complement factor H-related protein 5-like: MSPVHIAEQSSVVHTDFRFFIHSSGFRPQPLGNKFTEKIKGQKLETCSHSDIEIQNGFFTEATTHYPLNKQAEYKCKPGFATANGETSGTITCQQTGWSAQPKCFKSCDRPGFENALIKRIGARFMLNDQLEYQCKPGYETKAGRTSGSIVCEQNGWSDQPVCLEKECTVPNLDENILATPSKEKYRIGEVLKFSCRNKFERVGPDSIQCYRFGWSPNPPTCRDHVKRCGSPPSLLNGRLTEVEREAYEHSAVVEYVCDPRFLMKGSRKIQCVDGNWTPLPICIAEQSTCRDKPELENGFADSSAPLYYHGESIEFKCTDGFTMIGEKSVTCFRGRWTQLPKCIARNKLKTCRKEKLISSHSFKNNFNHNDNVNYTCNSKSEIKFSTCINGNWDPEINCKGQTIQVCPPPPQIPNSQIMTTTVNYQDGERISILCQENYLIQESEEMECKNGTWQSIPRCVDAVGNCGPPPPIANGDTISLQLKEYVPESRVDYQCQSLYRLEGHRTIICRNGQWSEPPKCISPCVISEDILHEHNIAFRWANKRKVYAESGDIVEFDCKPGYHRVSPSETFRTTCRDGKIAFPTCG; the protein is encoded by the exons atGTCACCAGTTCATATAGCTGAGCAGTCTTCTGTTGTGCATACGGACTTccgtttctttatccactcctctggTTTTAG ACCCCAGCCACTTGGAAACAAGTTTACTGAGAAAATaaagggccaaaagttag AAACATGTTCACATTCAGACATAGAAATTCAGAATGGTTTTTTTACTGAAGCTACTACTCACTATCCCTTAAATAAACAAGCAGAATACAAGTGCAAACCAGGATTTGCAACAGCAAATGGTGAAACTTCAGGAACAATTACCTGTCAGCAAACTGGATGGTCAGCTCAACCTAAATGCTTTA AATCTTGTGATAGGCCGGGATTTGAGAATGCTCTAATTAAAAGAATTGGTGCACGGTTTATGCTCAATGACCAGCTGGAGTATCAATGCAAACCTGGCTATGAAACCAAAGCAGGAAGGACCAGTGGTTCCATAGTGTGTGAGCAAAACGGTTGGTCTGATCAACCTGTATGTCTTG aAAAAGAATGCACTGTCCCGAATTTAGACGAAAACATATTGGCTActccctcaaaagaaaaatatagaattggAGAGGTGTTGAAATTCTCTTGTAGAAATAAATTTGAGAGAGTTGGACCAGATTCAATTCAGTGCTATCGCTTTGGATGGTCTCCTAATCCTCCAACATGTAGAG ATCATGTTAAACGTTGTGGTTCCCCGCCTTCACTTTTGAATGGAAGAttgacagaagtggagagagaagcctATGAACACAGTGCCGTGGTGGAATATGTTTGTGATCCTCGGTTTCTGATGAAAGGTTCTAGGAAGATTCAGTGTGTTGATGGAAATTGGACACCTCTGCCTATATGCATTG CGGAGCAGAGTACATGCCGAGATAAGCCTGAACTTGAGAATGGCTTTgctgattcctctgctcctctttaTTATCATGGAGAGTCAATCGAGTTCAAATGCACGGATGGATTCACAATGATTGGAGAGAAATCAGTTACATGTTTCCGTGGAAGATGGACCCAACTTCCTAAGTGCATCG caagaaataaacttaagacgtgtagaaaagaaaaattgatttcATCTCATTCTTTTAAGAATAACTTTAATCACAATGACAATGTAAATTACACATGTAATagtaaatcagaaataaaattctcaacTTGCATAAATGGAAACTGGGATCCTGAAATAAACTGCAAAG gtcAAACAATACAGgtctgcccacccccacctcagatTCCTAATAGTCAAATTATGACGACCACAGTCAATTACCAGGATGGAGAAAGAATATCAATTCTCTGCCAAGAAAATTATCTAATTCAGGAATCAGAAGAAATGGAGTGCAAAAATGGAACCTGGCAGTCAATACCACGCTGTGTAG acGCTGTAGGAAATTGTGGTCCCCCTCCACCTATAGCAAATGGAGATACTATTTCACTGCAACTTAAGGAATATGTTCCAGAATCAAGAGTTGATTACCAATGCCAATCCCTTTATAGACTTGAAGGACACAGGACAATAATATGCCGCAATGGACAGTGGTCAGAACCACCCAAATGCATCA GTCCCTGTGTAATATCAGAAGACATCTTACATGAACATAATATAGCATTCCGATGGGCGAATAAAAGGAAGGTTTATGCTGAGTCAGGGGACATTGTTGAATTTGATTGTAAACCGGGATATCATAGAGTGTCACCATCTGAAACATTTCGAACAACCTGTCGAGATGGAAAAATAGCATTTCCCACTTGTGGGTAA